The following proteins are co-located in the Triticum aestivum cultivar Chinese Spring chromosome 1A, IWGSC CS RefSeq v2.1, whole genome shotgun sequence genome:
- the LOC123188445 gene encoding protein Rf1, mitochondrial isoform X1, whose protein sequence is MMNKGIPRPSIVFFNSVINSLCKEGRIMDAHDIFDLVIDIGERPDAITFSSLIDGYCLVGNMDKALKVLDVMESVGVEPNVITYNTLVNGYCRNGRIDDSLTLFREMPRKRIKPDTVSYCIIMNGLFRAGRTVAARKMFHEMTENGITVSISTYSIILRGLCRNNCADEAITLFQKLGTMNVKFDIAILNTMINAMYKVGRREEAKDLFAAISHSGLVPNESTYKVMIKNLLKDGAVEDADNMFSSMDNSGIVPSSLLINDIIRMLLEKGEIAKAGNYLSKVDGKSISLEASTASLMLSLFSRKGKHQEDIKLLPAKYQFFDGFG, encoded by the coding sequence atgatgaacaaaggtaTTCCTCGTCCTAGCATTGTGTTCTTCAATTCAGTAATAAACAGTCTGTGCAAAGAAGGAAGGATTATGGATGCACACGATATCTTTGACTTGGTTATAGACATAGGTGAGAGGCCTGATGCCATTACATTCAGTTCACTGATTGACGGATATTGCTTAGTCGGCAATATGGATAAAGCATTAAAAGTACTTGATGTCATGGAATCAGTTGGTGTTGAGCCTAATGTTATTACATACAATACACTTGTTAATGGCTATTGTAGAAATGGAAGGATCGATGATAGTTTGACTCTGTTCAGAGAGATGCCGCGTAAGAGAATTAAACCTGACACTGTTTCATATTGCATAATAATGAATGGGTTGTTTCGTGCTGGGAGAACTGTTGCCGCAAGAAAAATGTTCCATGAGATGACGGAAAATGGAATAACAGTGAGTATTTCTACATACAGTATAATACTTAGAGGTCTTTGTAGAAATAATTGTGCAGACGAAGCTATCACCCTGTTCCAGAAATTAGGAACAATGAATGTAAAGTTTGATATTGCAATACTCAATACCATGATTAATGCAATGTACAAGGTTGGGAGAAGAGAAGAAGCTAAGGATTTGTTTGCTGCAATATCACACAGTGGCTTGGTGCCCAATGAATCTACTTATAAGGTAATGATAAAAAATCTTCTAAAAGACGGAGCAGTGGAAGATGCTGACAATATGTTTTCATCAATGGACAACAGTGGTATCGTTCCCAGTTCCCTTCTTATAAATGATATCATCAGAATGTTGTTGGAAAAAGGTGAGATAGCCAAGGCTGGAAATTATTTGTCTAAAGTTGATGGGAAGAGTATCTCACTTGAAGCTTCAACTGCCTCATTGATGTTGTCTCTCTTTTCAAGGAAAGGGAAACATCAGGAGGATATTAAGTTGCTCCCTGCAAAGTATCAATTTTTCGATGGGTTTGGTTGA
- the LOC123188445 gene encoding protein Rf1, mitochondrial isoform X2, producing MSRIHLHRRLFSSTTRPLRSWSPRAAFAAVTERVRAGALSQDDAHHLFDELLRQATPVPGRSLDGFLAALVRAPASGACRDGPALALALFNRVCRDESGARVAPPTIFTYGILMNCCCRAHRPDLGLAFFARLLTTGLKADQIAANTFLKCLCYAKRTDEAVNVLLHRMSELGCVPNAFSYSIVLKSLCDNSMSQRALDLLQMMTRWRNDKSGSYTR from the coding sequence ATGTCCCGCATCCACCTCCACCGTCGCCTCTTCTCCTCCACCACGCGGCCCTTGCGTTCCTGGTCTCCCCGCGCCGCCTTTGCCGCGGTAACAGAGCGCGTCCGCGCTGGGGCGCTCAGCCAAGACGATGCACACCACCTGTTCGACGAATTGCTGCGGCAGGCCACCCCGGTCCCCGGGCGCTCCCTCGACGGCTTCCTTGCCGCCCTCGTCCGTGCGCCCGCCTCCGGAGCCTGCAGAGATGGGCCCGCCCTCGCCCTCGCTCTCTTCAACCGCGTCTGCCGGGATGAATCCGGCGCGCGGGTGGCACCGCCCACAATCTTCACCTACGGCATCCTCATGAACTGCTGCTGCCGCGCGCATCGCCCGGACCTAGGGCTCGCCTTCTTCGCTCGCCTCCTCACGACGGGCCTGAAGGCTGACCAGATCGCCGCCAACACCTTCCTTAAGTGCCTCTGTTACGCAAAACGGACGGATGAAGCTGTGAACGTGCTGCTTCATAGGATGTCCGAGCTCGGCTGTGTGCCTAATGCCTTCTCATACTCCATTGTTCTGAAGAGCTTATGCGACAATAGCATGAGTCAGCGGGcgctcgacctgctccagatgatGACCAGATGGAGAAATGACAAGTCAGGGTCTTATACCAGATAA